From a single Falco rusticolus isolate bFalRus1 chromosome 17, bFalRus1.pri, whole genome shotgun sequence genomic region:
- the HIPK1 gene encoding homeodomain-interacting protein kinase 1 isoform X3, whose amino-acid sequence MASQLQVFSPPSVSSSAFCSAKKLKVEPSVWDVSGQSSSDKYYTHSKNLPAAQGQASSSHQVASFSIPAYDQNLLLPAPSVEHIVVTAADSTGSSATASFQNSQTLTHRSNVSLLEPYQKCGLKRKSEEVDSNGSVQIIEEHPPLMLQNRPAVGAAATTTTVTTKSSSSSGEGDYQLVQHEILCSMTNSYEVLEFLGRGTFGQVAKCWKRSTKEIVAIKILKNHPSYARQGQIEVSILSRLSSENADEYNFVRSYECFQHKNHTCLVFEMLEQNLYDFLKQNKFSPLPLKYIRPILQQVATALMKLKSLGLIHADLKPENIMLVDPARQPYRVKVIDFGSASHVSKAVCSTYLQSRYYRAPEIILGLPFCEAIDMWSLGCVIAELFLGWPLYPGASEYDQIRYISQTQGLPAEYLLSAGTKTSRFFNRDPNLGYPLWRLKTPEEHELETGIKSKEARKYIFNCLDDMAQVNMSTDLEGTDMLAEKADRREYIDLLKKMLTIDADKRITPLKTLNHPFVTMTHLLDFPHSNHVKSCFQNMEICKRRVNMYDTVNQIKSPFMTHVAPNTSTNLTMSFNNQLNTVHNQASVLASNSTAAATLSLANSDVSLLNYQSALYPSSAAPVAGVTQQSVSLQPGTTQICTQADPFQQTFIVCPPAFQTGLQATTKHSGFPVRMENAVPIVPQAPAAQPLQIQSGVLTQGSCTPLMVATLHPQVATITPQYAVPFTLNCAAGRPALVEQTAAVLQAWPGGTQQILLPSTWQQLPGVALHNSVQPATVIPETISGSQQLADWRNAHSHGNQYSTLMQQPSLLTNHVTLATAQPLNVGVAHVVRQQQSSNVPAKKNKQPAPSAAKPSSTLETMPSQVYSLIGSSPLRSTSSSSNVLVPVQEQHQPIVIPDTPSPPVSVITIRSDTDEEEDSKYKPASLGMKQRSNVISYVTVNDSPDSDSSLNSPYATDPLSSLRSTGGALELPSRGASDSSSSRTIIVPPLKTQLNDCIVATQASGILSSTSKTKPVASVSGQSSGCCITPTGYRSHRVVTSGVQPLNLSQNQQTTVLASQERSGNAVPRRQQAYVAPLTSTISQAPYTFQHSSPVHPHLAAATANAHLSSQPHMYTYAPTTAATLGSTTSIAHLFSPQGSSRHTTYAAHPSTLVHQVPVSVGPSLLTSANVPPAQYQHQFAPQSYIGASRGSAIYTGYPLSPTKINQYSYL is encoded by the exons ATGGCCTCACAGCTGCAGGTGTTCTCCCCTCCGTCAGTATCCTCGAGTGCCTTCTGCAGTGCCAAGAAACTAAAAGTGGAGCCCTCTGTCTGGGATGTTTCAGGACAGAGCAGTAGTGACAAGTATTATACCCACAGCAAAAACCTCCCAGCAGCTCAAGGGCAAGCAAGCTCCTCTCATCAGGTAGCCAGTTTCAGCATCCCTGCTTACGATCAGAacctccttctccctgctccttcGGTTGAGCACATTGTGGTTACAGCAGctgacagcacaggcagcagcgcCACAGCTTCCTTCCAGAACAGCCAAACCCTAACGCATAGGAGCAACGTTTCTTTACTGGAACCATACCAAAAATGTggattaaaaaggaaaagtgaagagGTCGACAGCAACGGTAGTGTGCAGATAATTGAGGAACATCCACCTCTCATGCTGCAAAACAGACCTGCGGTGGGTGCTGCGGCCACAACCACCACGGTAACCACTAAAAGCAGCAGTTCCAGTGGTGAAGGAGATTATCAGCTGGTCCAGCATGAGATCCTGTGCTCTATGACAAACAGCTACGAGGTCTTGGAATTCCTGGGCCGAGGGACGTTTGGGCAGGTGGCGAAATGCTGGAAACGTAGCACGAAGGAGATTGTAGCCATCAAAATCCTAAAAAACCATCCTTCCTATGCTAGGCAGGGCCAGATAGAGGTGAGCATCCTCTCTCGGTTGAGCAGTGAGAATGCTGACGAATATAACTTTGTTCGCTCCTATGAGTGCTTTCAACACAAGAATCATACATGCCTTGTATTTGAGATGCTAGAACAGAACTTATATgatttcttaaagcaaaataagtTCAGTCCGTTGCCCCTGAAATACATCCGGCCAATTCTGCAGCAAGTGGCTACTGCCTTGATGAAGTTAAAGAGCTTAGGTCTGATACATGCTGATTTGAAACCAGAGAACATCATGTTGGTGGATCCTGCAAGACAGCCCTACAGAGTGAAGGTGATAGACTTTGGTTCAGCCAGCCACGTGTCTAAAGCAGTGTGCTCCACTTACTTGCAGTCACGCTATTACAG AGCTCCTGAAATCATACTGGGTTTACCATTCTGTGAAGCTATTGACATGTGGTCACTGGGCTGTGTGATAGCGGAGCTGTTTCTAGGCTGGCCTCTGTATCCGGGAGCATCTGAGTACGATCAG atCCGTTATATTTCACAAACTCAAGGCCTTCCAGCAGAGTATCTTCTCAGTGCAGGAACGAAAACAAGCAGGTTTTTTAACAGAGATCCAAATTTGGGATACCCACTTTGGAGGCTAAAg ACCCCAGAAGAGCATGAGTTGGAGACAGGAATAAAATCAAAAGAGGCTCGGAAATATATATTCAACTGTTTGGATGATATGGCGCAG GTGAATATGTCTACAGACTTAGAAGGGACTGACATGTTGGCAGAGAAGGCTGACCGAAGGGAATATATTGAtttgttgaagaaaatgttGACAATTGATGCAGACAAGAGAATTACTCCACTGAAGACTTTGAACCATCCTTTTGTTACAATGACACACCTACTGGATTTCCCACACAGTAATCA TGTGAAatcttgctttcaaaatatgGAGATCTGCAAGCGAAGAGTTAACATGTATGATACAGTGAATCAGATTAAAAGCCCATTCATGACTCATGTTGCTCCTAATACAAGCACAAATCTGACGATGAGCTTTAACAACCAGCTCAATACAGTACACAATCAG gCCAGTGTATTGGCTTCCAATtctactgctgctgctactcTTTCCCTGGCAAACTCAGATGTCTCGCTGCTAAACTATCAGTCTGCTCTGTATCCATCATCTGCAGCACCAGTTGCAGGAGTGACACAACAGAGTGTTTCCTTGCAACCTGGAACCACCCAGATCTGCACGCAGGCTGACCCATTCCAGCAAACGTTCATTGTTTGTCCCCCTGCTTTTCAAA CTGGACTTCAGGCAACTACAAAGCATTCTGGGTTCCCAGTAAGGATGGAGAACGCTGTCCCAATTGTACCAcaggcacctgcagcacagccactgcaGATCCAGTCTGGAGTTCTCACgcag GGAAGCTGTACACCACTAATGGTAGCAACTCTTCATCCTCAAGTAGCCACCATCACGCCGCAGTATGCGGTCCCCTTTACTCTGAACTGCGCAGCCGGCCGGCCAGCGCTAGTAGAACAGACGGCAGCAGTACTG CAGGCCTGGCCTGGGGGAACCCAGCAGATACTGCTTCCTTCtacctggcagcagctcccaggggtTGCTTTGCACAACTCCGTTCAGCCAGCGACTGTGATTCCAGAGACGATCAGCGGCAGCCAGCAATTAGCTGACTGGAG GAATGCACATTCCCATGGAAATCAGTATAGCACTCTCATGCAACAGCCATCACTACTGACCAACCACGTGACATTAGCTACAGCGCAGCCTCTGAATGTTGGAGTTGCTCATGTTGttaggcagcagcagagcagcaatgTTCCAGCAAAGAAGAACAAGCAGCCAGCACCAAGCGCTGCCAA GCCCAGTTCAACTCTAGAGACCATGCCCTCTCAAGTTTACTCGCTCATTGGGAGCAGTCCTTTGCgctccacctcctcctcttctaaCGTGCTCGTCCCAGTGCAGGAACAGCACCAGCCCATTGTGATCCCAGACACTCCAAGCCCACCTGTCAGCGTCATCACCATTCGCAGCGACACTGATGAGGAAGAGGACAGCAAATACAAACCTGCCAG ttTGGGTATGAAGCAGAGATCCAATGTGATCAGCTACGTTACTGTTAATGACTCCCCTGATTCCGACTCCTCCCTGAACAGCCCCTATGCCACAGACCCACTTTCCTCTCTCAGGAGTACAGGCGGTGCCCTGGAGCTGCCGAGTAGAGGAGCATCTGACAGCTCCAGCTCTCGGACTATCATTGTGCCGccactgaaaacacagctcaATGACTGCATTGTAGCTACCCAGGCTTCAG GCATCCTGAGCAGCACCAGTAAGACCAAGCCAGTGGCCTCTGTGAGCGGGCAGTCGTCAGGATGCTGTATAACACCTACTGGGTACCGCTCGCATCGCGTGGTCACAAGCGGTGTGCAGCCTCTCAATCTCAGCCAG AACCAGCAAACAACAGTGCTGGCCTCACAGGAGAGAAGTGGAAATGCTGTCCCACGTAGGCAGCAAGCTTATGTGGCCCCCCTCACATCAACTATTTCTCAGGCTCCCTACACgtttcagcacagcagcccaGTGCATCCccacctggcagcagcaacGGCAAACGCACACCTGTCCAGCCAGCCACATATGTACACTTATGCTCCAACCACTGCTGCAACACTGGGCTCCACCACCTCCATCGCCCACCTCTTCTCTCCTCAGGGCTCTTCGCGGCACACCACGTACGCTGCCCACCCTAGCACACTTGTCCACCAGGTCCCTGTGAGTGTTGGTCCAAGTCTGCTGACTTCTGCAAATGTTCCACCTGCGCAGTACCAACACCAGTTTGCTCCCCAGTCCTATATTGGTGCTTCCAGAGGATCTGCTATTTACACTGGATATCCGCTGAGCCCTACAAAGATCAACCAGTACTCGTACTTGTAG